The Haliaeetus albicilla chromosome 23, bHalAlb1.1, whole genome shotgun sequence nucleotide sequence AGGACTGCTCAAGAACTCAGGCAATTGTTCTCACTGCTTGACAGTGGttatcctgatttttttttttttcctcttctttggcCTTGTGACTGATCCGCACACTAAAACTGTCCTGCTTTGTCTAACAGGAATAAAGCGATAACTGTCCCCCCTCAGCTGCAGACTTCCTGATAACTGCAAAggatgcttttgcttttaacaggttgggggttttttttcccaagggcATGTTGCTATATCAGCAGAAGGTACTCTGATGTTATGAGAGCTGGAGTGCAAACCCAAACAGGTTAAgataactaaataaaaatgaagtataaGTCAGGCTCTCAAAGTAAGGAAGGTGATAGTTTGCTGGGGGATGTATGCAGCATAAATGATGTatgcagtggtttttttctatattgAACAGTAAAATAGTGTTTGTATCGCCCTTCATAATTCTGATCTGAACTACAGGTATGCTGCCTTTGTGTTGACCTCTAAGGATGAGATGGCTTTGATGAGGTGCTAGTCTTATCAGCTAGGGAATTTAAATGGTTGGGTGGTGTATTTAAGACTTAACATTGAAATCAAAATCCACCTCCACTACACACCTACCCTTTATTCTGGAAGAGGGGGTCTGTGATGCACTGACCTGAGCTGCAAAGTTGGCTTTAAATGTTCTGCCCACCCCCAGACACCCTCCCCTCAGTTGTCCCAGCACAACCATCGATGGGATAGAGCTCTTAACAGGAACCTGGTTAAATGATCCAGGTTAAAATCAAATGCCCATTTTGGGGGGAGGCCATGGAAATGAGAGTTACATTTGAACCAGGTCATTGCAGTGATCTGGTAGGCAATGTGACCTCCCAAACAGGAGTTGCACAGCTCAAGGGCAGTGGAAGAGGCAGAGAGGGGTATGGGGAGAAAAGTGGGCAGCAGCCTCAAAAATAAGTTTCATTGTCCTccacccctcaaaaaaaagagggagaattGAACTGTGAACCTGGTTTCAGAGCGTATAAATTAACCAACACGAGTTGTGTTTAAAGGGGGAGTTGAGAATAAATATTGGGGAATGAGTGACTGCTGCATGACAGTGTCTTACATCTACctcccccatcctcatcccTACCTGCTGTGCTAGTTTGTGATGATGAGATAATACATGGGAACAAGACGGGAATCTGAACTGCCAAAGGGCAACCACATTTATGGCTGTACCAACATCATGACAAACAGGTCTTACCAATATTCTCCTTGGGTTGGGATGGCTCTATTGCACAGGTATGTCTTCTTTCATACACGCAAGTGGGAGTGGggttggaaaacaaaaaattattctcaTGAGCAATGCTGAGAGAAGATGCATTTCAAATTATATAATTTGCAATGCAAAATCTTCAGGTTAGTGAAGGTATTTTAATAGGAACCCTTAGCCCCTTGCTCTGTGGCCTCCTAGCTGTACACATGCCAAGTGACCACTGCCAGCAGTGAAAACAGCATAACCAAGGACCAGAAACAGAAAGTGCCTTCTGCAGATATTACTGCGAGAAGAACATTTAGCAGGATGTGGTTGTTGGACTTGAGACTGAAATTTATCCTATGATAAGTCTGAACCCTTTTCCTGCACAAATCTGAAAATGAATCAAGGTCTCCTCAAATTACTTCCTGGCTATGGTTGCAGTCAGGTAGTTACATGCTTGGCTTTATAGTGGTTTTAAGACGACGTTTTGCATACTTGATATTGCCCATGTGCAggaaattttgtttctcttccaacAGCTCAACAGTTGTGTGAGTGAATCTCAACTCCATTGTAACCTCAAGCTCTATATGAGTGGCGCTGATCATGCTATTTATACGAGAAAATATTCTCTTGCTAAAACATCTTTACTGCCTTACCTGGAGCAGCATGGTCAGCATCTGACCTTGCTGAATCATGCTCTAAGCTTACACAAGACTttattgtggtgggtttttttagcccAGGTTGTGAGTGTGTTACTGCACAGGTTCTGCACAAGGTTGTAATGGACACTGACAGAGGACGCTAGAATTTGTGATCTTAATAATGCCAGGAGGTCACTATTAGAACATAGGATAACTTTTTAAACTTGTGACACCTCTGTAAAACTTGTAAAAGTATTTCCCAGCCCAACACTACATCTGTGCAGTAGAAAGCAATCCTCCCCATGATATCCGTGTGCTGGTCTGATGCTGTGCAATGGGACACCTGTTTAAAGCACTTTCCCCCACTCCCTAATGCAGCTGATACTGATTTAGTATATGAAATAACACCTCCACTGTGTATCAGCTGCTAAATCAGCATTGTTCAAGTGTGCCATACGGTTCTCAGGCTCCTTGTGTAAGATCTCAACACTCACTTTTACTGAGATGGCTTTTTCTGCCATCTCACTTCCAGAGCTAACACAGCTTGATGCCAGCTTTGGAAACAGCACAGTCCTTTCAGCAGTCAAAAGATATTTCAAGATCAATTTTATTCTGTTAGCTTGAGGACACAAACTTTGTGCCACAtttgaatttgaaattaatGTGTTAACAGCCAAAACACCAAGTCTAGaaagacattttccttttctcttagACAAGATATctacctttgctttctttttggaTTGAGTGTGCTGTAACAGTAAACAAACTCCTTCCAGCAAGGCACGAAAAGGAGGAAATGGGAGGATGAAAGAGGGACTGCAGATATGCACGCTGAAGGGAGGGCAGCTGTGGGAGGCACAAGCAGGGACAGAAGGTGTTTTGGCAGCCCAGGCTCTGACTTTGTCACCCTGTGCAGGAGAGAGAGGTGGGAGCTCGGAGAAACAGATTTATTAAAATAGGTTCAGTGGCAACTGCTTTAGTCTTATCTGTCAATTTTGGTCTTAGGATGCTGACTCTCAGAAGTGATCTAGTGAATGAGTTCCAAGAAAGTATTCCGTGACTGCAGAGATGATTGAGTTTAATGATGCACTGCCTCAGAAGAAGTTGGGGGATTTGTATAAAACAAAAGGGAATGACTGGTTTCCCATGCTTATGGTTTCCAGGAAATTCTCTCTGTGTGCTGGATGTACTCAGAGTTTCTTAAGAGGTCTACAGAAAAgcttaaatttaaatattattctagttaatatgtatatttatagaaaaataaatgagcacACTCACACGTACTGTGTTTCGGGgaaaaaactttcctttttcattatacacacacatgcacacacgtgCCCACAGATACATAAAACAGCAAACAGTGCAAAACATGCATGTTGTTAAGTTCTGTACAATATTTATATTGGTCAAAATCCCCCAGGCAGAGAAAAGCTAGCGCAGGGTTTTCTTGGTTACTGGACAGTTAAGTGTTCTGGGAAAACATATGCACAGTGATCCTAAAGAGAAACTGCTTGACTTCTTGCTTGTCCCAGTGTTTTAGGGGGGGGTGTGTGCTGTTGTTTTTGTATGGAAGCTAAATTTAAGAATCAAAACCAAGAACAGCCAGCAGTGTTAAACATTAAAGTGAAATGACTCTTTCTAGAGAAATAGGAATAGCGCtatgcttttctttgctgtgaaaTGTACCCGTTTTATAGAGGTTAAAATCACTGTGTTAAACAACAAGCTTAAGACTGTCTATTTtctgcccccccttccctccaccctgGCATGCTCCAGAACTCGACCAGCCCTTTTCCCCATGAGGAACCCCGGCAGGCACAGTCCTTCACATGTTGTCCACATCTGCTCTATCTACAGCTCTGCCTAGCAATCTTTCACTCTTGGTACAAACTCGCTATGTTTCACGTCTAGAGCAAAAAGCACAGCAAGGGGCAGAACGAGCCCTTACTAATATATCCAGATATTGACAGAACAAACATGAAATGGAGAAGATTACAGCAGCTGGAATTGGTACCTAGAGAAAAGGATCTTTGACCACTGCTGTGGGAagtaaaaaaaggtattttgagTAGATCTTCCTCACTTTTTAGGCTTTTTGAGTCCATCTTAAATATCCCACAAACTTAATTTTCTAAACAAGGCACGTCCGTAGCACAGCATCTCGGGGGTGATTTGAGTTATGGTCCTTAGGAGTGTGTCAGAGCGAAAATGCGCAGCTTGTACCCAGATAGGACTCTCAGGGGTAAGCTTGAGGTCAGCATTCAGAAgttaaaattacagcttttccGGCATTAGGCAGGGAAACAGGGCTTGGACTTCTAATCTTATGAAGAATAGCTCTGCCTCTTTCTCAACGCTGAGCAACATAATCTGCTTACTGAAACGAggactgttttgtttctgttcttaaaTCCTACCCAAAGAACCATTTGCAGTCTGCCCTCTCAGACACAGCAAAGCTCTGGGGTTATCCTGCGCTTAGGGTTACGTTTGCTTGGCTGGCACAGCGAGACCCAGCCTGGCTTTCGGTGCCCCGCACCAGCGGAGAAGCACGGGGCGGCTCTCCCGATCCTCTCTGCGGGACAGTCACCTTTGCAGCCggctgctgagcagagctgtgggCACACAGgagcctggcagtgctgctcctGGCACGCACCGCTCTGCCTCTTTTGCTTGGACTTTGCAGCCTGGGTCGATGATAATTTGAGCATCTCCTCGCTGTGCTCCGTGGTGTGCTGTGGAAACGGTCTCGGCTGCTCCTCTTGGTTCCCTCACgcctcctgtttttctttctccaaataGAGCGCTGTGTAGACGTGCTTTCACAGGGACCGTTTTCTGTTGCTGGTCTCTGTTCTGAGACAGCGCTTCTGAGATGCTAATTGCCTGCCTGTTGTACAGCAAATCCACCCACTGGGAATGACATAGAGCGTTACTGGGGAGCTCTTTAGGGACACTGGCCTTTGAGAAGATCATCAGAGGTGCCTTATAATCTTATCAGTCCGATAGGTCCACTTTTCCTTGACCAGCTGTTTGTCAGAGGGAAGTCCTCTCGGGGTTGTACAGCACGGTTTTGCTgggcagagggcagggagggagagcagaCAGTGTCACGCCATCACCCCTGCAGCACCACAGGGAGAACTTCCTAAAAATGTCATGGGGATGTTTTTAGAGGGACCTAGAGGCTGAATCCATCCGGCAGGTATGTGGTGGGCAAGGTTAGGAGGAACAAAGCCTTGCTCTCTGAGTAGCTGTTTACTTGCATGTGCAGCACAGGAACTTTTCATCTTTCTTACTTATGTGACTTTTATGTGTGACttgtgctgcctgcttgctctTGCATTTCATGGACTTGAGCCTGGGTGGTTTGCACTGGTTCTACAAAGCTGGTGAAGATTTATGCTGTCCCACAAACACTTGGCATGTTTCATCTGATGTAGAGCCTGCTGTGTTACTAAGAAAAGCCTACTGTACGTGGAGGGGCTTTCATGGTGACTGTAATACAAGGCCCTGCTTCCTCCTCTCAGGACATCTACCATGAAAACTCAGACTGGCGTGGCATTTTGCATAGGTGTGCCTATACAAAGGTGAGTTTGGGCAGAGAGGTTTTCATATTCCCTTTCAGAGCTTCAGCTTTCCAGCAGGGCAATGAGTTGCAAAGCTTGTGGTGAGCTTACAGCAAATGAATTGCATGTGGAAGACCGGGGAATAGGAAAAGTGAGCTGGCTGGCAGCAATGAAATCCTTGATTAATGCTGTATGTTTAGCATCCAAGAGGATTACTGGGTCCTGTCTCTCAGATTCAGCTAGATAAAGGCATCGACTTCTAACTaatttgatttttgcttttaaactcaTAGTTCTGGTGTGTGCCGTTTCTGACAAAGGGCTATTGTCAGCAAAGGGGAGAAGGAACACTGAGCTGCACCTCAGCCAGAAAAACTGTGAATCCACTTTTCTTTGTACCTCCATCGTTCCTTCCAGCTTGGCTTTACCAacatctgaaaaattacttttcctctctctgaaTGCATAATTGGTTATTTATACACAAACCATAGAGCATTTACTTGGTATACCTGACctagaaaaaaagattagtCAAGAACTATCCTAGCAGATGTGAGTGTCAGTCAACATATGATCTCCATATAATTTATAAGGtattaaattacaaaataatgaaTCTTTTCAGTTAGCCTTTTGGCACATGATgatagtattacattttatgtgAGAATATTGACCACAGCTCTTGCCCCATaaaactgcaaacagaaatttGTAAGCATTGGCACTAGTTTCACTTAGAAAAAGACACCCATTATGCTCAGATTACAGTTAAGCTATGTACGTACAGCCTGGAGGTTGTCCAGTCACACGCAGttctttcccccctctcttttaACATTTCCTTAAGAAGCCTAGACAGTGGTTTctagggtgatttttttttttttttttttttttcttcccttggaTTTAACTAGAGGAAGgtctgcagagcacagagcagaAGGTCTTCCAGGATTCTTGCAGATGAGTTATTcctctgctgtcagctctgAGGTGctgggccaaattctgctctcgCTCACCCCAGAGCGACTGAGCAGCCACCATGTGTGAGAACAGCCCTGTCCCGTGAAGCTCCCAAACCCCACGTAACTCAGGAATCTCATCTTCCTGCTTCTTGCTTGCAAGTGGAAAGAAGCAGCTTTAAAGTAAGATTTACAAGCTGACAGTTGTATGTTGCCCATTGAGAGCAAGCTAGCATGTAAACAAGTTTCTCATCTGTCtttgtaaaactgaaataatatgAGTTTTTGCCTCGGAGAAGAGCACTTACTCGTGtactatatatttttcttgcaaatagGAAGATAGTTTTAAATGCACCCTCAGGTTTTAGTGAATCCTCCCCACTCTcattccttctctctcccatccctaGAAGTGGAGCTCTTCCCTCATTAAGTACAATTTTTAACAACCATTTAATGGCAGGGCAGTGGAACAGGGGTGCCCCATGTCTTTCACACAGCTTAGGACATGTCAGAGTTGTTGATGGTTTCACAGTCCCCTCTTCTTCCCTAGACAGCACTGCGCTGTGAAGGATGGTTTGCTGCATACAGAAAACCCTGCCTGTATCGAAGCCTGTAAAATCCTTCTTGCCTCACTTTGCATTTTGATCTGAAGTTATGGAAACAGCTTCTCtgaaatatatgcattttatgGCGAGTGTTGGAATGGGCTCATCGGCCaaaggaaatacaaattttaaaaagccttctAAACAGTTGGGTTCAGGCctgcaggggaaggaaaggggcaTGGCACTGGCTTTCACTTTGCGCACGGTTAAAATGCAATGACACACAGATAGGTAACTTTCCATATATTTCTATCATCTAGATCTATAAAAGGAAATGCAGGATATGAAAAACAAGAGAACATTGCTGTAACTGACTAAGAAAAGAGTATGGCTAACTCGTTTTACTTACTCTTCTTTTGGAGTTACTTTGAGACCCTCTAGTTTAATTAGTTGACTGTATAGCAAAAACTGGCAAGCAATCACTTACAAGATCTTATCTTAATTGGATGCTCTAACACCAGCTGTCTGTATCCAAACAAGCTCTTTACTAAGGTCAGTACTCTAGTTCTTCAGCCCTTCAGCTGCACTCAATTTCCACATAGGAGATTTGCCCTTGCAAGAACTCTGGTGTTTCAGGCCCTTTCCTTCAGCTGGCTTTATAGTCTAGCCCTTGCCAGAAATAGTCACATATAATCTCCTGGGATGTAAAAGCCCAGGTGCAACAGAACAGTAATGAGCTCCTTACTTCTCCCTGGAGgtgccatttaaaataaattaaaagacagCTTAATCTGACAAAAATTAAACTTCTTCTTTCAAAACTGCATTACTAATTATTCTTTTCgcttattattttttctctctatcACCAGACAACTGTTTTGCCTACTCTCAGAACAATTATTTACACATGAAACCTCTCAATACAATAAATTCAGCATGCCTGTATCTATTAAAACCAGAATGTATACTCTTGCAGTGAAATAAGGAAAAGCCAAAAGCTTTTATTATGTCTTTTTAAGCAAACATACATATTGTGTGAAGTTTTTGAGTTAACATATGATGATGCATTTCCCAAAGACATGAAATATTGACAGATATctctaagaaaattaaattttctattTCTCAACTGGTCCCATGTCAactgttgggggaaaaaaatgccaaatgtTGGCACATTCTGACTAAAGAAGCTGTTCTGTTCCCTCCTTAGTTGGTGCATACGTTGTTACCTATCCGTAATCTCCAAAGGGAGATCCATTGggatttttatatttcatgttCACCTGTTGTATCTGATGGGACCATCCCAGTGTAAGGATTTGTCTACCTGTGTAGTTATGCCCCAGCAACTTTTCTTCATTAACACCATGTGTGAACTCACAAATTCTGAAACAACTATTTCACACATGGTGTTAATCAGAAGTTAATGGGGGATAACTCCATGTGTAAACATCTCACTAGAAATGCGATTCAGATGTTGGGTCTCCTCCATTTGTAATAGCCTGGTCACTTATTTCATCCTGTGGTGCTGGTAGTGCAGTCTTTGTTAGAGGTGTCTCAGTCTTGAAAAGAGAATCCATTTTTATCTGGGTTTTTATATTGAAAGACTTCTGGAAGGATTCTGATGTAAAGTAATAGATGAAAGGGTCAAAGCAGCAGTTCATTGTTGCAATGCACAACGTGATTGGGTACATTGTCCTCGCAAACCTCTCCAAGGAGCAATTTGCTATTGCTTGGGACCGCACCAGAGCATACAAGAAGAGTATGGAATTGTAAGGCACAAAGCACACGACAAAAATGGCCACGTGCACAATGATCATTTTCAATACTTTCTCTTTGTTTGTCCCGATCTGAGACAAGGTGGCAGGTTTCCGGAGAGTCCTGAGAACTAAAGAAGAGCACGTAAGGTTGAGTAGCAAAGGAATTATGAATCCTACCACTTCAATAAATATAGTGATCTTAGACAGATAGGTTTTCCAGATACGTTTGGAAAAACCTTCAAAACAGGTTGTGCTGGTGTTGGAAATGTTGGTTGTGGAGAACAATGAAGCTGAAATTCCACCGCTGAGGACCAGTATCCAAACACCAGCACAGACTATGGCAGAATTTCTCCTGGTCCTAATGGTGCGAGATCGGAATGGATAGACGATAGCAAGGAAACGGTCAACACTAATGCAGGTGAGGAACAGCATGCTCCCGTAGATGTTAGTGAGAAATGCTGTACCAGAAATCTTGCACAGGCTATCTCCAAAAGGCCAGTGCCTGttgaaattataaaaaattttaaaaggcaaagtGAACACAAAAAGCAAATCTGAAACAGCCAGGTTTGTCATGAAAATGGCTGTTTCACTTCGCATTTTCATCcgaaagcagaaaacaaagaggGAGGCGCAGTTAGTAATCAAACCAAGGATGAAGACCACGCTGTACACGGCTCCATACAAGTTATACTTAAAGGAATCATCTATCAAACAGGTATGATTGTTGCTGTGGTTTCCCATGCCAAGTTTGTGATGTGCTTCCAAAGAACTTCAAAGTCTACTTCAGTGACATCCATAAAATAAGGCAGTGATCTCTTCTCTTCCTGAAGAAACACATTCCAGGAAGGTTGCTTGACACCTTGCTACCACGTCTCTGTCACGAATCCTTTCATCctaaaggagagagaaatagaTGCCATCAGTCTTGCAACCTGCTATCCCCTAAAGTGGCTGTGCAAGAGAACACATACTCTTTCCTTTCTAAATGATTGGATGTGCAAACAAGACCAGTAACTAGGTTTCAAGGTAGTCTTT carries:
- the LPAR4 gene encoding lysophosphatidic acid receptor 4, whose product is MGNHSNNHTCLIDDSFKYNLYGAVYSVVFILGLITNCASLFVFCFRMKMRSETAIFMTNLAVSDLLFVFTLPFKIFYNFNRHWPFGDSLCKISGTAFLTNIYGSMLFLTCISVDRFLAIVYPFRSRTIRTRRNSAIVCAGVWILVLSGGISASLFSTTNISNTSTTCFEGFSKRIWKTYLSKITIFIEVVGFIIPLLLNLTCSSLVLRTLRKPATLSQIGTNKEKVLKMIIVHVAIFVVCFVPYNSILFLYALVRSQAIANCSLERFARTMYPITLCIATMNCCFDPFIYYFTSESFQKSFNIKTQIKMDSLFKTETPLTKTALPAPQDEISDQAITNGGDPTSESHF